One Bartonella sp. TP genomic window carries:
- the rpmG gene encoding 50S ribosomal protein L33: MAKAATIKIKLLSTADTGFFYVTKKNSRTMTDKMVKRKYDPVAKKHVEFKEAKIK; this comes from the coding sequence ATGGCAAAAGCAGCAACAATTAAAATTAAGCTTTTATCTACTGCAGATACTGGTTTTTTTTACGTAACAAAGAAAAACAGCCGTACTATGACTGACAAGATGGTTAAGCGTAAATATGATCCCGTGGCAAAAAAGCATGTGGAGTTCAAAGAAGCAAAGATAAAATAA
- a CDS encoding thermonuclease family protein codes for MPAAKDIIVISLLLGIILYLYLAKNENYKQPAHDTAEITVQGKPYLIDGDSIKVAGLEMRLMGMDAPEFLQKCGSPGQEYFCGQEARKHLAQLINKRNIVCHYKKLDIYHRALALCFAGEILLNRQMVRDGWAVSFYDYKLEEKQARGEKLGIWSGPFELPKYWRRQHKHKDRPLANAQLL; via the coding sequence TTGCCTGCCGCGAAAGATATAATCGTAATATCATTATTGCTTGGCATTATTTTATACCTTTATTTAGCAAAAAATGAAAATTACAAACAGCCTGCTCACGATACTGCTGAAATCACCGTGCAAGGTAAGCCGTACCTAATAGATGGTGATTCTATAAAGGTGGCTGGCTTAGAAATGCGTCTAATGGGCATGGATGCGCCAGAATTTTTGCAAAAATGCGGTTCACCGGGGCAAGAATATTTTTGCGGGCAAGAAGCCAGAAAGCATTTAGCTCAGCTAATCAATAAAAGAAATATAGTTTGCCATTATAAAAAGTTAGATATCTACCACCGAGCGCTTGCCTTGTGCTTTGCTGGGGAAATATTGCTGAACCGACAAATGGTACGTGATGGCTGGGCTGTTAGCTTTTATGATTATAAGCTAGAAGAAAAACAAGCACGCGGGGAAAAATTGGGTATATGGAGCGGCCCTTTTGAGTTGCCAAAATATTGGCGTCGCCAGCATAAGCACAAAGATCGCCCATTAGCGAACGCACAATTATTATAA
- a CDS encoding ABC-type transport auxiliary lipoprotein family protein, producing MGRRRFYTAIIGDEEVKQYSVKNSFLIAICLLGLSGCMATRTKDTFDLTAYNFTQRPLIKHSKKRIQLLITAPTAIKPLDGEDLLIKDQANAIAYLGAAQWADRLPNLIQTRLVQAFENSRLFSAVARPGQGLSIDYELITDLRAFNIVLCNKDYNNIDVEISASILRETDGVVKATRRFKITKAIAATNAKNLNGYIYAPALDAAFNDIAKQMIVWTRKNT from the coding sequence ATGGGGCGGCGGCGATTCTATACCGCGATTATAGGGGATGAAGAAGTGAAGCAATATAGCGTAAAAAACTCTTTTCTAATTGCTATATGCTTGCTTGGCTTGAGCGGCTGTATGGCAACAAGAACCAAAGATACTTTTGATTTAACAGCCTATAATTTTACGCAACGCCCGCTTATTAAACATAGCAAAAAGCGTATACAGCTGTTAATTACAGCTCCAACAGCCATAAAACCCCTAGATGGTGAAGATTTGCTGATAAAAGATCAAGCAAACGCAATAGCTTATCTTGGCGCTGCGCAATGGGCAGATCGCTTGCCAAACCTAATACAAACCCGTTTAGTTCAAGCCTTTGAAAATAGCAGACTTTTTTCTGCCGTAGCACGTCCAGGGCAGGGATTAAGTATAGATTATGAGTTAATTACTGATTTAAGGGCTTTTAATATCGTCTTATGTAATAAAGATTATAATAACATAGATGTAGAGATTAGTGCCTCGATATTACGCGAAACAGATGGCGTAGTAAAAGCGACCAGGCGGTTTAAAATCACAAAAGCTATTGCCGCCACTAATGCAAAAAACTTGAATGGCTACATATACGCTCCAGCGTTAGATGCAGCATTTAATGATATAGCCAAACAAATGATTGTATGGACACGTAAAAACACTTAG
- a CDS encoding MlaD family protein codes for METKANYALAGFFIVAAFLSVVIFILCATRLNNKKSLEELDIYINGSVTGLTEGSKVLFNGINIGEVKQLVLARDNLNMVIAHSLVDSAAPIRPSTIAELSYTGFTGAAAINLQGGKLSDPLLFSIAKGKTPHLYAQAASINKLLTSSQTALAQANLTLLKLNNLIDQVSIPMRQTIDNTRAVTDTLRNNRGNIQTVIMQSNKTLKALENAAHSVQAGIAPLSGGLSSITGTNLKTVQQKLIDSARSVERLERSVNEIKRNPQRLIWGGGDSIPRL; via the coding sequence ATGGAGACAAAAGCAAATTATGCGCTAGCTGGTTTTTTTATAGTTGCCGCTTTTTTAAGCGTAGTGATTTTTATATTATGCGCTACCAGGCTAAATAATAAAAAATCCTTAGAAGAGCTAGATATTTATATTAATGGTTCGGTAACTGGCTTAACAGAAGGCAGCAAGGTTTTATTTAACGGCATAAATATCGGCGAGGTTAAGCAATTGGTGCTGGCTAGGGATAATTTGAATATGGTAATTGCCCATAGCTTGGTAGACAGCGCCGCACCGATACGCCCATCGACCATAGCGGAATTAAGCTATACTGGTTTTACTGGGGCAGCTGCTATAAATTTGCAGGGCGGTAAACTTTCGGATCCGCTATTATTTTCAATTGCAAAGGGAAAAACGCCGCACTTATATGCTCAAGCTGCCTCGATTAATAAATTATTAACTTCTTCGCAAACTGCCTTAGCACAAGCTAATCTGACCTTGCTTAAGCTGAACAACTTAATTGACCAAGTAAGCATTCCGATGCGCCAAACCATAGATAATACGCGCGCCGTTACGGATACCTTGCGTAACAATCGCGGCAATATACAGACCGTGATAATGCAAAGCAATAAAACGTTAAAGGCGCTAGAGAACGCTGCGCATTCTGTGCAAGCAGGCATAGCGCCGCTATCAGGTGGATTAAGTTCTATTACCGGGACTAACTTAAAAACGGTGCAGCAAAAATTGATAGATAGTGCTAGGTCAGTTGAGCGCTTAGAGCGTTCAGTTAATGAAATAAAACGCAATCCGCAGCGGTTAATATGGGGCGGCGGCGATTCTATACCGCGATTATAG
- a CDS encoding ATP-binding cassette domain-containing protein, translating into MSFRIPAIKLQNLTVILNNQLILDKLNFEIYQGEILGVIGPSGEGKSVLMRTILGLIPCQNGSIEFFGKNVNLLNNKQKKQLYSRIGVLFQQGALFSSLNILSNVKLPMAEYLDLSDNLLSELAMLKLALVGLPANVADKYPSQLSGGMIKRVALARALALDPDIIFLDEPTSGLDPISAAQFDELIKSLSKTLGLTFYMISHDLGSLHTICDRVAVLRDKSIKIAGPLKELESLNDKWLSAYLKRQKL; encoded by the coding sequence ATGTCTTTTCGCATCCCAGCAATTAAATTACAAAATCTAACAGTAATATTGAATAACCAACTTATTTTGGACAAGTTAAATTTTGAGATATATCAAGGTGAAATTTTAGGAGTTATTGGCCCTTCAGGCGAGGGTAAATCTGTTTTAATGCGTACAATATTGGGTTTAATACCATGTCAGAACGGTAGTATAGAATTTTTTGGAAAAAACGTCAATTTATTAAATAACAAGCAAAAAAAACAACTATATTCAAGAATCGGTGTGCTATTTCAACAGGGGGCACTATTTTCTTCGCTAAATATACTTAGCAACGTTAAATTACCAATGGCTGAGTATCTAGATCTTAGCGATAATTTATTGAGTGAACTAGCAATGTTAAAGTTAGCCTTAGTTGGGTTGCCGGCCAACGTAGCCGACAAATACCCATCGCAATTATCTGGTGGTATGATAAAGCGGGTGGCACTGGCGCGGGCTTTAGCTCTGGACCCTGACATTATCTTTTTAGATGAGCCAACTTCTGGTTTAGATCCGATAAGCGCTGCACAATTTGATGAGTTGATAAAGAGCTTGTCTAAAACTTTAGGCTTAACTTTTTATATGATAAGCCATGATTTAGGTAGTTTGCATACTATCTGTGATAGGGTTGCAGTTTTGCGAGATAAGAGTATAAAGATAGCTGGTCCATTAAAGGAATTAGAATCATTAAATGACAAATGGCTCTCGGCTTATTTGAAAAGGCAGAAACTTTGA
- a CDS encoding ABC transporter permease translates to MAFIFLDSAANPIKLKAIGQWNKNTATIIEEEIAKFKNTGALPAVIDLHDVTAMDTSGALMIYKLRDYLECSLQCSIAILYGAADISWRGLLEEVGLAQRRLAEQARPPEKRPNLLYFMLNDIGQVANTVTNDVYAILYLIGSLAFSWPKKSSTRHNPHKLASRLAPFIQQLNSLGVKATPIVMLLAFIIGAIMAQQGAFQLRYFGAEIFVVDLTGILIFRELGVLITAILIAGRCGSAITAELGVMKMREEIDALQIMGFDVFKTLYLPRIAALVVSLPLLTIFANIAALAGAAVMIHYYSHISYKIFLTRIQNDIYFSTYTIGVLKSPFLALLIALVAVMEGLKIKDSTQILGQKITSCVVKSIFCVIVIDGIFAMILAWLNY, encoded by the coding sequence ATGGCCTTTATTTTCTTAGACAGTGCAGCTAATCCAATAAAGCTAAAAGCCATAGGTCAGTGGAATAAAAATACCGCGACCATTATAGAAGAAGAAATAGCTAAATTTAAAAATACAGGGGCGCTACCCGCGGTCATAGATTTGCATGATGTAACCGCTATGGATACTAGCGGAGCGCTGATGATATATAAGCTGCGCGATTATTTAGAGTGCAGCTTACAGTGCAGTATTGCGATATTGTATGGCGCGGCAGATATATCATGGCGTGGCTTGCTGGAAGAGGTAGGATTGGCGCAGCGCAGATTGGCTGAGCAAGCGCGGCCTCCAGAAAAGCGACCAAACTTGCTGTATTTTATGCTAAATGATATTGGTCAGGTGGCCAATACAGTAACCAATGATGTTTATGCGATATTATATCTTATTGGCTCTTTAGCTTTTTCATGGCCAAAAAAATCGTCAACAAGGCACAACCCGCACAAGTTGGCAAGCCGCCTTGCTCCTTTTATACAACAATTGAATAGTTTGGGGGTAAAAGCAACGCCAATAGTTATGCTATTAGCTTTTATCATAGGGGCTATAATGGCCCAGCAGGGAGCTTTTCAATTGCGATATTTTGGCGCAGAAATTTTTGTGGTTGATCTAACTGGTATATTAATATTTAGGGAACTAGGGGTTTTAATAACGGCAATATTGATCGCTGGTCGCTGTGGCAGCGCTATTACAGCAGAGCTAGGTGTAATGAAAATGCGTGAAGAAATAGATGCGTTACAAATTATGGGGTTTGACGTTTTTAAAACCCTATATTTACCGCGCATAGCGGCGCTTGTTGTTTCTTTGCCATTGCTAACAATATTTGCAAATATCGCGGCGCTGGCTGGAGCTGCTGTGATGATTCATTATTATTCACATATTTCCTATAAAATTTTTCTAACACGTATACAAAATGACATTTATTTTTCTACCTATACTATAGGGGTGCTAAAGAGCCCGTTCTTGGCCTTGCTAATAGCATTAGTAGCAGTTATGGAGGGGCTAAAAATAAAAGACAGTACACAGATTTTGGGACAAAAAATTACAAGCTGTGTGGTTAAATCGATATTTTGTGTTATAGTTATTGACGGTATTTTTGCTATGATTTTAGCATGGCTAAATTATTGA